A single region of the Brachypodium distachyon strain Bd21 chromosome 3, Brachypodium_distachyon_v3.0, whole genome shotgun sequence genome encodes:
- the LOC100824703 gene encoding plastidic ATP/ADP-transporter — translation MESGLVASHRLRLPALPSAAHAHLLRHRRLGAAAPLHLPTTPSPLRQPAALPLRPCLRPPRAAASVASPAPVPGDGADNSRKFLGVDARTLKKIVPLGLMFFCILFNYTILRDTKDVLVVTAKGSSAEIIPFLKTWVNLPMAIGFMLLYTKLADVLSKEALFYTVIFPFIAFFGVFGYVLYPMRDAIHPTALADRLLASLGPSFLGPVAILRVWSFCLFYVMAELWGSVVISVLFWGFANQITTVEEAKEFYPLFGLGANVALIFSGRTVKYFSNMRQNLGPGVDGWAISLKGMMSIVVALGFVIAGIYWGVNKFVIDKSSLPAVERKKKNKPKLSMGESLKVLVSSRYVRDLATLVVAYGISINLVEVTWKSKLKAQYPSPNEYSSFMGDFSTATGIATFTMMLLGRVILRKFGWGVAATITPAVLLVTGVGFFSLLLFGEPLTPLLTKFGMTPLLAAVFIGALQNIFSKSAKYSLFDPCKEMAYIPLDEDMKVKGKAAIDVVCNPLGKSGGALIQQFMILSFGSLANSTPYLGGILLVIVLAWLGAVRSLDSQFSPLAKQDLEREQMLKANAVETTAQVVGTGNGTLQENVASQSYTNGAVIKQSQEPESAEPEKSGQQSQ, via the exons atGGAGTCCGGCCTCGTCGCAagccaccgcctccgcctcccggcCCTCCCTTCCGCCGCCCAcgcccacctcctccgccaccgccgcctcggagccgccgcacccctccaCCTCCCCACCACCCCGTCCCCTCTCCGCCAACCCGCCGCGCTCCCGCTCCGCCCCTGCCTCCggcctccccgcgccgccgcatccgTCGCCTCCCCCGCGCCGGTCCCCGGCGATGGGGCCGACAATTCCCGCAAGTTCCTCGGCGTGGACGCGCGCACGCTGAAGAAGATCGTGCCCCTGGGGCTCATGTTCTTCTGCATCCTCTTCAACTACACCATCCTGCGGGACACCAAGGACGTGCTCGTCGTCACCGCCAAGGGGAGCAGCGCCGAGATCATCCCGTTCCTCAAGACCTGGGTCAACCTCCCCATGGCCATCGGCTTCATGCTGCTCTACACAAAGCTCGCCGACGTGCTCTCCAAGGAGGCGCTCTTCTACACCGTCATCTTCCCCTTCATCGCCTTCTTCGGCGTCTTCGGATACGTGCTCTACCCCATGCGCGACGCCATCCACCCCACCGCGCTCGCCGACCGACTCCTCGCATCGCTCGGCCCCAGCTTCCTCGGACCCGTCGCCATCCTCCGCGTCTGGAGTTTCTGCCTCTTCTACGTCATGGCCGAGCTCTGGGGCAGCGTCGTCATCTCTGTCCTCTTCTGGGGATTCGCCAATCAG ATTACTACGGTGGAAGAGGCTAAAGAGTTTTACCCACTGTTCGGACTTGGAGCCAACGTGGCTCTCATCTTCTCTGGTCGCACGGTCAAATACTTCTCAAATATGAGGCAGAATTTGGGTCCAGGGGTGGACGGGTGGGCAATTTCACTGAAGGGCATGATGAGCATAGTGGTTGCACTGGGTTTTGTCATTGCTGGTATCTATTGGGGAGTGAACAAGTTTGTTATTGATAAATCATCTCTGCCAGCAGTCgagcggaagaagaag AATAAGCCAAAGCTTAGTATGGGGGAGAGTTTGAAGGTACTCGTGTCATCTCGTTATGTGAGGGATCTTGCCACACTGGTCGTTGCTTATGGTATAAGCATTAACCTTGTTGAGGTGACGTGGAAATCGAAGTTGAAGGCACAG TACCCAAGCCCTAATGAATATTCTTCATTCATGGGTGATTTCTCAACGGCTACTGGCATTGCTACGTTTACAATGATGTTGTTGGGGAGAGTAATTCTTAGAAAATTCGGGTGGGGAGTTGCGGCTACAATCACCCCTGCTGTGTTGCTTGTCACTGGAGTTGGATTCTTCTCACTACTTTTGTTTGGCGAGCCACTGACTCCTCTTCTAACCAAGTTCGGAATGACGCCTTTGCTTGCTGCGGTCTTCATTGGGGCATTGCAGAACATTTTCAGCAAGAGTGCAAAGTACAGTTTGTTCGATCCCTGCAAAGAAATGGCATACATTCCTTTGGATGAGGACATGAAG GTCAAAGGTAAGGCAGCAATTGATGTGGTGTGCAACCCTCTGGGGAAATCGGGAGGTGCCTTGATCCAGCAGTTCATGATCTTGTCATTTGGATCTCTTGCGAATTCAACGCCATACCTTGGGGGAATACTGCTGGTGATTGTTCTTGCGTGGTTGGGTGCCGTGAGGTCCCTCGACTCACAGTTTTCTCCCCTGGCAAagcaagatcttgaaagggAACAGATGTTGAAGGCAAATGCAGTCGAAACAACAGCTCAAGTTGTTGGGACAGGAAATGGCACCCTTCAAGAAAATGTTGCTAGCCAGAGCTACACGAATGGTGCGGTCATCAAACAATCTCAAGAACCCGAGAGTGCCGAACCTGAAAAATCTGGCCAACAGTCCCAATAA